In one Solanum lycopersicum chromosome 11, SLM_r2.1 genomic region, the following are encoded:
- the LOC101251943 gene encoding probable GPI-anchored adhesin-like protein PGA55 encodes MASFGKEDQDQSKIDGVEDSKTTIEFLRGRLLAERSASRTAKQRADELAQMVSELEEQLKVVSLQRKRAEKATAAVLSILEDHSIDDVSEEFSSGSDKETILSDQKDAGNKTGGDISSSAKEKEDDVDILSSSGTVSSSSTARSLSWKSGKSSHSLDRRKYTDSNRRRYSNFSYTDISSPKRVGNSCRQIRRRDTRSASDKLRNSSAECASEPLSSSANNEPHSLTAGAGISDVNDQVHVPALDVPGNGREADKSDEDSQRALHQQVQPIGQYEAEEKAQREWEEKYRESNSCTPDSCDRENYSDVTEERDDLKASQEPCLAGRTSMQNHANQCGAADVSRTKQNGNIDNSPSTPNVNMSCLEDKKGSRTVGSDSSASELARPMSTGNYLENHGQTSAFSHQQSFPVTRSSMHPRSSSLQAGQALQTGYELALVSHNTSNGVDSVLGKLEQAKLSLTKQINSSLPTASYPGTPSRFSSLNHSPELSTYEISLTPPYVESRSKYVTQSNRVTYPFQRAFPEVSSSAPSYRPISETNFEAGQPSSTPYVESRSKYVTQSNRVTYPFQRAFTEVSSSAPSYRPISETNFDAGQPSSVRFNPNSSSRLPFSSKLTYPSYPKFPDMVPKLPPNEVFSRNFPTNETDLPPSFSFSTLSQEVVPRLPSTEKVSRIFPTNETNPPPSFSFSTLSPEVVPRLPSTEVFPRNIPTNEAGIPPSFALRNDPHIRPNMYRG; translated from the exons CAAAATCGATGGCGTCGAAGATTCTAAAACAACAATTGAATTTCTCCGGGGGAGATTATTGGCTGAAAGATCTGCATCAAGAACAGCAAAGCAGAGAGCTGATGAACTGGCACAAATG GTCTCGGAGCTCGAAGAGCAGTTAAAGGTTGTATCTCTACAAAGAAAAAGAGCTGAGAAGGCCACTGCAGCTGTTCTGTCTATATTAGAGGACCATTCAATAGATGATGTTTCGGAGGAATTCAGCTCAGGCTCTGATAAGGAAACAATCTTATCTGATCAAAAAGATGCTGGAAATAAAACAGGAGGGGACATTTCGTCAAGTGCGAAAGAGAAAGAAGATGACGTGGACATATTGTCAAGTTCGGGGACTGTATCTTCTTCATCAACTGCCAGAAGTTTGTCATGGAAAAGTGGCAAATCTTCTCATTCTTTGGACAGGAGGAAATACACTGATTCTAATCGGAGGAGATATAGTAACTTTTCATACACTGACATTTCTTCTCCAAAACGGGTTGGTAATTCATGCCGACAGATAAGGCGCAGGGATACCAG ATCAGCTAGTGATAAGTTACGAAATAGTTCTGCTGAATGTGCCTCTGAGCCTCTTTCAAGTTCTGCTAACAATGAGCCTCATTCTTTGACGGCTGGAGCTGGCATTAGTGATGTGAATGATCAAGTGCACGTTCCTGCACTAGATGTGCCAGGAAATGGAAGGGAAGCAGATAAGAGTGATGAAGACAGCCAAAGAGCTTTACATCAGCAAGTGCAACCGATAGGACAATATGAAGCTGAGGAAAAAGCCCAGAGAGAATGGGAAGAGAAGTACAGAGAGAGTAATAGCTGTACACCG GATTCGTGTGACCGTGAAAATTACTCGGACGTGACTGAAGAAAGAGATGACTTGAAGGCATCTCAGGAACCATGCTTAGCTGGAAGAACAAGTATGCAGAATCATGCAAACCAGTGTGGAGCAGCAGATGTTTCCCGTACCAAGCAGAATGGAAATATAGACAACTCTCCGTCTACCCCAAATGTCAATATGAGCTGCTTGGAAGATAAAAAAGGCAGCAGAACTGTTGGATCAGATTCCTCAGCATCAGAACTTGCACGTCCAATGTCTACTGGGAATTATTTAGAAAATCATGGTCAGACATCTGCTTTTAGCCACCAGCAGTCTTTTCCTGTGACTCGTTCCTCCATGCACCCCCGCAGTAGCAGTTTGCAAGCAGGACAAGCTCTTCAAACAGGTTATGAACTTGCCTTGGTGTCGCATAACACTTCGAATGGTGTAGATTCTGTCCTCGGGAAACTTGAACAAGCCAAACTTTCACTGACTAAACAGATCAACAGCTCACTACCAACCGCCAGTTACCCAGGAACGCCCTCGCGATTCAGTTCACTAAACCATTCTCCTGAACTTTCCACCTACGAAATCTCTTTAACCCCCCCTTACGTGGAGTCTCGATCAAAATATGTTACACAAAGTAATAGGGTCACTTATCCTTTCCAACGGGCTTTCCCAGAGGTCTCTTCTTCAGCTCCTTCATACAGGCCTATATCTGAAACTAACTTTGAGGCAGGCCAACCATCTTCAACCCCTTACGTGGAGTCTCGATCAAAATATGTTACACAAAGTAATAGGGTTACTTATCCTTTCCAAAGAGCTTTCACAGAGGTTTCTTCTTCAGCTCCTTCATACAGGCCCATATCTGAAACTAACTTTGATGCAGGCCAACCATCTTCAGTGAGGTTTAATCCTAACTCGAGTTCACGTCTTCCCTTCTCTAGTAAACTTACATACCCTTCCTATCCCAAGTTCCCAGACATGGTGCCAAAACTACCCCCAAATGAAGTGTTCTCGAGAAATTTTCCTACGAATGAGACAGATCTACCTCCCTCATTTTCCTTCTCAACCTTGAGCCAAGAGGTGGTGCCAAGACTACCCTCAACCGAAAAAGTTTCAAGAATTTTTCCTACAAATGAGACAAACCCACCTCCCTCATTTTCCTTCTCAACCTTGAGCCCCGAGGTGGTGCCAAGACTACCCTCAACTGAAGTATTCCCGAGAAACATTCCTACGAATGAGGCAGGTATTCCTCCTTCATTCGCCTTACGTAATGATCCTCATATCAGACCAAATATGTATAGAGGTTGA
- the LOC138339657 gene encoding uncharacterized protein — protein sequence MEDLKEKSILDFVENVENIQENPMMIRWKSGKEVDPRLIILLDFFRDVYMKRGEFFKKIFPFHHEDFIPIFEKIGVVFSNHKDQEKKFKKNSFKRSPSDNSLNKSRGIDIDPSRLKLEKFKVKTPEVISGGDGGGGSGGQGQGSTKASSSK from the coding sequence ATGGAAGATCTCAAGGAAAAATCAATTCTTGATTTTgttgaaaatgttgaaaatattcaagaaaatcCAATGATGATAAGATGGAAATCAGGAAAAGAAGTTGATCCAAGATTGATTATACTACTAGATTTCTTTAGAGATGTCTACATGAAAAGAGGagaattcttcaagaaaatatttccaTTTCATCATGAAGATTTTATTCCTATATTTGAGAAAATTGGAGTAGTGTTTTCAAACCATAAGGATCAAGAAAAGAAATTCAAGAAGAATTCATTCAAAAGGAGCCCAAGTGATAACTCTTTAAACAAGAGTAGAGGAATCGATATTGATCCATCTCgattgaaacttgaaaaatttaaagtcaaaacCCCAGAGGTTATATCTGGTGGcgatggtggtggtggtagtGGTGGCCAAGGGCAAGGCAGCACAAAGGCATCTAGTTCTAAATAA
- the LOC112940371 gene encoding NAC domain-containing protein 83-like: MALSKSKHSLGFRFHPNDKELINHLKRYMFDGILPRPNVIKQKDVFGDLEPWQIIDGEKTCYFITRLKKFKNSNKKFSRTVGSGTWSGKACAVPISDKSNKNIIIGYKRSLRYKSDIEKNQSKKWLLKEYILPYEYIKKSNNKDIFVICKIKEKKKGEDGNNNDDDDDNDVEDKDVDGLVNYLFEGNYDQVISNDNDNQLEGNYEASTSTLNNNGELGI, translated from the coding sequence ATGGCATTATCAAAATCTAAGCATAGTTTAGGTTTTCGATTTCATCCTAACGATAAAGAGTTGATTAACCATCTAAAAAGATACATGTTCGATGGAATTCTTCCACGTCCCAATGTTATCAAACAAAAGGACGTATTTGGAGACTTAGAGCCATGGCAAATTATCGATGGagaaaaaacatgttattttattaCGCGATTAAAGAAATTCAAGAATTCGAACAAGAAATTCTCAAGGACAGTTGGGAGTGGGACTTGGAGTGGCAAAGCATGTGCTGTTCCAATTAgtgataaatcaaataaaaatattataattggatataAGAGAAGTTTGAGGTATAAAAGtgatattgaaaaaaatcaaagtaaaaaatGGCTTTTGAAGGAATATATTTTGCCATATGAGTATATTAAGaaaagtaacaacaaggatatTTTCGTCATTTGCAAaattaaagagaagaaaaaaggagaagacggaaataataatgatgacgatgatgacaaTGATGTTGAGGATAAAGATGTTGATGGATTAGTGAATTATCTATTTGAAGGTAATTATGATCAAGTAATTAGCAATGATAATGACAATCAATTAGAGGGTAATTATGAAGCAAGTACAAGTACATTGAACAATAATGGAGAATTAGGTATTTAA